A portion of the Streptomyces sp. NBC_01335 genome contains these proteins:
- the recG gene encoding ATP-dependent DNA helicase RecG, with translation MEPVSALDEPLKKLLGGATAKVMAEHLGLHTVGDLLHHYPRRYEERGRLTPLSDLPLDEHVTVVAQVADARVLGFNNGRGKRLEVTLTDGSGRLQLVFFGHGVHKPHQELLPGRRAMFAGKVGVFNRKTQLAHPTYQLLDAEAPEGEAGVREAVDAFAGRLLPLYPACKQLDSWRIAKAVDTVLPSAQEAVDPLPAALRDGRGFVSLPEALVKVHRPQTKADIEDARERLKWDEAFVLQTALARRRYADTQLPAVARRPAPGGLLDAFDARLPFTLTEGQQKVSGEIFGDLATEHPMHRLLQGEVGSGKTMVALRAMLAVVDGGGQAAMLAPTEVLAQQHHRSITEMMGDLAEGGMLGGSALGTKVVLLTGSMGTAARRRALLDLTTGEAGLVIGTHALIEDKVSFHDLGLVVVDEQHRFGVEQRDALRSKGRQPPHLLVMTATPIPRTVAMTVFGDLETSVLDQLPAGRSPIATHVVPAADKPHFLARAWERVREEVEGGHQAYVVCPRIGDDPEEPASGAEGGAKAGTKAGTKTGAKATARAAGKESGEPDAQGAPSGSDGDKRPPLAVLDVAARLSAGPLAGLRIEVLHGRMNPDDKDDVMRRFAAGQVDVLVATTVIEVGVNVPNATAMVIMDADRFGVSQLHQLRGRVGRGSAAGLCLLVSEAHEASPARARLGAVAATLDGFELSRIDLEQRREGDVLGQAQSGVRSSLRMLTVIDDEEIITAARAEATRIVAADPELTGLPELRTALDALLDKDREEFLDKG, from the coding sequence ATGGAACCCGTGTCCGCGCTCGATGAACCCCTCAAGAAGCTGCTCGGCGGAGCCACCGCGAAGGTGATGGCCGAACACCTCGGCCTGCACACCGTCGGCGACCTCCTGCACCACTACCCGCGACGGTACGAGGAGCGGGGCCGGCTCACCCCGCTCTCCGACCTCCCGTTGGACGAACACGTCACCGTGGTCGCCCAGGTCGCCGACGCCCGGGTGCTGGGCTTCAACAACGGGCGCGGCAAACGCCTGGAGGTCACCCTCACCGACGGCAGCGGCCGGCTCCAGCTCGTCTTCTTCGGCCACGGGGTGCACAAGCCGCACCAGGAACTCCTCCCCGGCCGCCGGGCGATGTTCGCGGGCAAGGTCGGCGTCTTCAACCGCAAGACACAGCTCGCCCACCCCACGTACCAGCTGCTCGACGCCGAGGCGCCCGAGGGCGAGGCCGGCGTGCGCGAGGCCGTGGACGCCTTCGCGGGCCGCCTGCTGCCCCTCTACCCCGCCTGCAAGCAGCTTGACTCCTGGCGCATCGCCAAGGCCGTGGACACCGTGCTGCCCAGTGCCCAGGAGGCCGTCGACCCGCTGCCCGCCGCGCTGCGGGACGGACGCGGCTTCGTCTCCCTCCCCGAGGCCCTGGTCAAGGTGCACCGGCCGCAGACCAAGGCGGACATCGAGGACGCCAGGGAGCGGCTGAAGTGGGACGAGGCCTTCGTCCTCCAGACCGCGCTGGCCCGCCGCCGGTACGCCGACACCCAGCTCCCCGCCGTCGCCCGCCGCCCGGCCCCCGGAGGGCTCCTCGACGCCTTCGACGCCCGGCTGCCGTTCACCCTCACCGAGGGCCAGCAGAAGGTGTCCGGCGAGATCTTCGGCGACCTCGCCACCGAACACCCCATGCACCGGCTGCTCCAGGGCGAGGTCGGCTCCGGCAAGACCATGGTCGCCCTGCGCGCGATGCTCGCCGTCGTGGACGGCGGCGGGCAGGCCGCGATGCTCGCCCCCACCGAGGTGCTCGCCCAGCAGCACCACCGCTCCATCACCGAGATGATGGGCGACCTCGCCGAGGGCGGGATGCTCGGCGGCTCCGCGCTCGGCACGAAGGTGGTCCTGCTGACCGGCTCCATGGGCACGGCGGCCCGCCGCCGGGCGCTGCTGGACCTGACCACCGGCGAGGCCGGACTCGTCATCGGCACCCACGCGCTGATCGAGGACAAGGTGTCCTTCCACGACCTCGGTCTCGTCGTCGTCGACGAGCAGCACCGCTTCGGTGTGGAACAGCGCGACGCCCTGCGCTCCAAGGGCAGGCAGCCGCCGCACCTGCTGGTGATGACCGCCACACCCATCCCGCGCACGGTCGCGATGACGGTCTTCGGCGACCTGGAGACGTCCGTCCTCGACCAGCTCCCCGCCGGGCGCTCGCCGATCGCCACCCACGTCGTGCCCGCCGCCGACAAACCGCACTTCCTCGCCCGCGCCTGGGAACGCGTCCGCGAGGAGGTGGAGGGCGGCCACCAGGCGTACGTGGTCTGCCCCCGCATCGGTGACGACCCCGAGGAGCCGGCGTCCGGAGCCGAGGGCGGCGCGAAGGCCGGTACGAAGGCCGGTACGAAGACGGGCGCGAAGGCCACCGCGCGGGCCGCCGGGAAGGAATCCGGCGAACCGGACGCCCAGGGCGCTCCGAGCGGCTCCGACGGCGACAAGCGGCCGCCGCTCGCCGTGCTCGACGTGGCGGCCCGGCTGTCCGCCGGACCGCTCGCCGGGCTCCGGATCGAGGTGCTGCACGGGCGGATGAACCCGGACGACAAGGACGACGTGATGCGCCGGTTCGCCGCCGGCCAGGTCGACGTGCTGGTGGCCACCACCGTGATCGAGGTCGGCGTGAACGTCCCCAACGCCACCGCGATGGTGATCATGGACGCGGACCGGTTCGGCGTCTCCCAGCTCCACCAGCTGCGCGGCCGGGTAGGACGGGGCTCCGCCGCAGGGCTCTGCCTGCTGGTCAGCGAGGCCCACGAGGCGAGCCCGGCCCGCGCCCGGCTCGGCGCGGTCGCCGCCACCCTGGACGGCTTCGAGCTCTCCCGGATCGACCTCGAACAGCGCCGTGAGGGCGATGTGCTCGGCCAGGCCCAGTCCGGCGTCCGCTCCTCGCTGCGGATGCTCACCGTCATCGACGACGAGGAGATCATCACCGCCGCGCGCGCCGAGGCCACCCGGATCGTCGCCGCCGACCCGGAGCTGACCGGTCTCCCGGAGCTGCGGACCGCCCTGGACGCCCTGCTGGACAAGGATCGTGAGGAGTTCCTCGACAAGGGATGA
- the rsmD gene encoding 16S rRNA (guanine(966)-N(2))-methyltransferase RsmD: MTRVIAGSAGGRRLAVPPGNGTRPTSDRAREGLFSTWEALLGTLDGVRIADLYAGSGAVGLEALSRGAVHALLVEADPKAVRTVRENVRAVGLPGAEVRTGKAEQTVAGPAPADPYDVVFLDPPYVVTDDDLREILLTLGSRGWLAEGALVTVERATRGGEFGWPEGFEPLRSRRYGEATLWYGRAASMCEDAR; the protein is encoded by the coding sequence ATGACCCGCGTGATCGCCGGCTCGGCCGGCGGACGCCGCCTGGCCGTACCGCCCGGCAACGGCACCCGCCCCACCTCCGACCGTGCGCGCGAGGGCCTCTTCTCGACCTGGGAGGCGCTGCTCGGCACGCTCGACGGCGTCCGGATCGCCGACCTGTACGCGGGCTCCGGCGCGGTCGGTCTCGAAGCGCTCTCCCGGGGCGCGGTCCACGCGCTGCTCGTGGAGGCCGACCCGAAGGCCGTCCGTACCGTCCGCGAGAACGTCCGCGCCGTCGGCCTGCCCGGCGCCGAGGTCCGTACCGGCAAGGCCGAACAGACGGTCGCCGGACCGGCGCCCGCCGACCCGTACGACGTGGTCTTCCTGGACCCGCCCTACGTCGTCACCGACGACGATCTTCGGGAGATCCTCCTCACACTCGGCTCGCGGGGCTGGCTTGCCGAGGGCGCACTCGTCACCGTGGAACGAGCCACCAGAGGCGGGGAATTCGGCTGGCCGGAGGGTTTCGAGCCGTTGAGGTCCCGCCGTTACGGCGAAGCGACCCTTTGGTACGGTCGCGCCGCCTCCATGTGCGAAGACGCACGATGA
- the coaD gene encoding pantetheine-phosphate adenylyltransferase, translating to MRRAVCPGSFDPITNGHLDIIGRASKLYDVVHVAVMINQSKKGLFTVDERIELIREVTSGFGNVEVESFHGLLVDFCRQREIPAIVKGLRAVSDFDYELQMAQMNNGLSGVETLFVPTNPTYSFLSSSLVKEVATWGGDVSHLLPETVHAALQERLERK from the coding sequence TTGCGCCGCGCCGTCTGTCCGGGGTCGTTCGACCCCATCACCAACGGACATCTCGACATCATTGGCCGAGCCTCGAAGCTGTACGACGTCGTGCACGTCGCGGTGATGATCAACCAGTCCAAGAAAGGGCTGTTCACCGTCGACGAGCGGATCGAGCTGATCCGCGAGGTCACCTCCGGCTTCGGCAACGTCGAGGTCGAGTCCTTCCACGGCCTGCTGGTCGACTTCTGCAGGCAGCGGGAGATCCCCGCCATCGTGAAGGGGCTCCGGGCGGTCAGCGACTTCGACTACGAACTGCAGATGGCCCAGATGAACAACGGCCTCTCCGGTGTCGAGACGCTCTTCGTCCCCACCAACCCCACCTACAGCTTCCTGTCGTCCTCACTGGTCAAGGAGGTCGCGACCTGGGGCGGAGACGTCTCCCACCTGCTGCCCGAGACCGTCCACGCGGCGCTCCAGGAGCGGCTGGAGCGGAAGTGA
- a CDS encoding cell division initiation protein, whose protein sequence is MDVQKKLDEIVEAVGNARSMPMSASCVINRADLLGMLEELREALPGSLAHAEEVIGGSEQLVDRARQEAERIIESAHAERGSLISGTEVVVRSQDEADRILTEARREAAEVKAEADEYVDSKLANFEVVLTKTIGSVDRGREKLLGRSEGVDEQGYEDPDYAEAPERSADPETLRRRADEYVDTKLGAFEAVLGKTLEAVGRGRQKLHGRVATDDLGAHMAAQDAAGAQGHTSDADYLAGLAELADPEPPQASPNYPARPQYAQAAAQGYDYPQPGRQDSYGYEQPQQDGYEQQPQQDGYQQPQQDVYAYQQQAYDPNAYQPQQGQIAQDGQTGRPEYGWADQQPQAQLPQQSQPALDETSFFDTSMIDLEQLRRYEQGH, encoded by the coding sequence GTGGACGTGCAGAAGAAGCTCGACGAGATCGTCGAGGCGGTCGGGAACGCCCGGTCCATGCCCATGTCGGCCTCGTGCGTGATCAACCGCGCCGATCTGCTCGGGATGCTCGAAGAGCTCCGCGAAGCGCTGCCCGGCTCACTGGCCCACGCCGAGGAGGTCATCGGCGGCAGCGAGCAGCTCGTCGACCGGGCGCGCCAGGAAGCGGAGCGGATCATCGAGTCCGCCCACGCCGAGCGCGGTTCGCTGATCTCCGGCACCGAGGTCGTCGTACGGTCCCAGGACGAGGCCGACCGCATCCTGACCGAGGCCCGCCGCGAGGCCGCCGAGGTCAAGGCGGAGGCCGACGAGTACGTCGACAGCAAGCTCGCCAACTTCGAGGTCGTCCTCACCAAGACCATCGGCTCGGTGGACCGCGGCCGCGAGAAGCTGCTCGGCCGGAGCGAGGGCGTCGACGAGCAGGGCTACGAGGACCCCGACTACGCCGAGGCCCCCGAGCGCAGCGCCGACCCGGAGACGCTCCGGCGCCGCGCCGACGAGTACGTCGACACCAAGCTCGGCGCCTTCGAGGCCGTCCTCGGCAAAACCCTGGAAGCGGTCGGCCGCGGCCGGCAGAAGCTGCACGGCCGGGTCGCCACCGACGACCTCGGCGCGCACATGGCCGCCCAGGACGCCGCGGGCGCCCAGGGCCACACCAGCGACGCCGACTACCTGGCCGGCCTCGCCGAGCTGGCCGACCCCGAGCCGCCGCAGGCCTCCCCGAACTACCCGGCGCGCCCCCAGTACGCCCAGGCCGCCGCCCAGGGCTACGACTACCCGCAGCCGGGCCGGCAGGACTCGTACGGCTACGAGCAGCCGCAGCAGGACGGTTACGAGCAGCAGCCACAGCAGGACGGCTACCAGCAGCCTCAGCAGGACGTGTACGCCTACCAGCAGCAGGCGTACGACCCGAACGCCTACCAGCCGCAGCAGGGCCAGATCGCGCAGGACGGCCAGACCGGCCGGCCCGAGTACGGCTGGGCCGACCAGCAGCCCCAGGCCCAGCTGCCCCAGCAGTCGCAGCCGGCGCTCGACGAGACCAGCTTCTTCGACACCAGCATGATCGACTTGGAGCAGCTGCGCCGGTACGAGCAGGGCCACTGA
- a CDS encoding YceD family protein, whose product MFDTHELGRRPGALKRLTRSVEAPRDLGIDGVIGVPEGAPLALDLRLESVMEGVLVTGTARATAEGECVRCLEPLTFEVEADFQELFSYPDADDRGRSKAADPADDAEDDEDEFFLEDGLFDLESVLRDAVVLALPMQPVCTETCAGLCSECGIRLDENPGHHHDAADPRWAALQGLAETVQDGEKDNMGGAEPGVDEKQEK is encoded by the coding sequence GTGTTCGATACGCACGAGCTGGGTCGGCGTCCCGGTGCCCTGAAGCGGCTGACCCGCTCGGTGGAGGCACCGAGGGATCTGGGTATCGACGGGGTCATCGGAGTGCCGGAAGGCGCGCCGCTGGCGCTGGACCTCCGCCTCGAATCGGTCATGGAAGGGGTGCTCGTCACAGGCACCGCCCGTGCGACCGCCGAGGGGGAGTGCGTAAGGTGTCTGGAGCCGCTGACCTTCGAGGTCGAAGCGGACTTCCAGGAACTGTTCTCGTACCCTGACGCCGACGACCGGGGCCGCAGCAAGGCGGCGGACCCGGCCGACGACGCCGAGGACGACGAGGACGAGTTTTTCCTTGAGGACGGCTTGTTCGACCTCGAATCAGTGCTGCGTGACGCGGTAGTGCTCGCACTGCCGATGCAGCCGGTGTGCACGGAGACCTGTGCCGGCCTGTGTTCCGAATGCGGAATCAGGCTGGACGAGAATCCTGGCCACCACCACGATGCCGCCGACCCCCGGTGGGCGGCACTGCAAGGACTCGCCGAGACCGTTCAGGACGGCGAGAAGGACAACATGGGCGGCGCCGAACCTGGCGTCGACGAGAAGCAGGAGAAGTAG
- the rpmF gene encoding 50S ribosomal protein L32 gives MAVPKRKMSRSNTRHRRSQWKAAVPTLVSCERCQEPKLQHIACPSCGTYNKRQVLEV, from the coding sequence GTGGCTGTTCCGAAGCGGAAGATGTCGCGCAGCAACACGCGCCACCGCCGGTCGCAGTGGAAGGCTGCGGTCCCCACCCTGGTTTCGTGCGAGCGTTGCCAGGAGCCGAAGCTCCAGCACATTGCGTGCCCGAGCTGCGGCACGTACAACAAGCGCCAGGTCCTCGAAGTCTGA
- the rnc gene encoding ribonuclease III codes for MSELSHAKKQADNVNTASSHTLLEGRLGYHLESALLVRALTHRSYAYENGGLPTNERLEFLGDSVLGLVVTDTLYRTHPDLPEGQLAKLRAAVVNSRALAEVGRGLELGSFIRLGRGEEGTGGRDKASILADTLEAVIGAVYLDQGLDAASELVHRLFDPLIDRSSNLGAGLDWKTSLQELTASEGLGVPEYLVTETGPDHEKIFTAAARVGGVSYGTGTGRSKKEAEQQAAESAWREISAAAEARATAEKSAADAGAADTPAEPPQNTDVAPA; via the coding sequence ATGTCTGAGTTGTCCCACGCCAAGAAGCAGGCAGACAACGTCAACACAGCCTCGTCCCACACGCTTCTGGAAGGGCGGCTCGGGTATCACCTTGAGTCCGCCCTTCTGGTGCGTGCGCTGACCCACCGCTCGTACGCGTACGAGAACGGCGGTCTGCCCACCAACGAGCGGCTCGAATTCCTCGGGGATTCGGTGCTCGGCCTGGTGGTCACGGACACGCTGTACCGCACCCACCCCGACCTGCCCGAAGGCCAGCTGGCCAAGTTGCGGGCCGCGGTGGTCAACTCTCGTGCACTGGCGGAAGTGGGCCGCGGCCTCGAACTCGGTTCCTTCATCCGGCTCGGCCGCGGTGAAGAGGGCACGGGTGGCCGGGACAAGGCTTCCATCCTCGCCGACACCCTTGAAGCGGTGATCGGCGCGGTCTATCTCGATCAGGGCCTCGACGCGGCCTCGGAGCTGGTTCACCGGCTCTTCGACCCGCTCATCGACAGGTCCTCGAACCTCGGCGCCGGCCTGGACTGGAAGACCAGCCTCCAGGAGCTCACCGCGAGCGAGGGTCTCGGAGTCCCCGAGTACCTCGTCACGGAGACCGGCCCGGACCACGAGAAGATCTTTACTGCTGCAGCTCGCGTCGGTGGTGTCTCGTACGGCACCGGCACCGGTCGTAGCAAGAAGGAAGCGGAGCAGCAGGCGGCCGAGTCCGCCTGGCGCGAGATCAGCGCCGCCGCCGAAGCGAGGGCGACCGCGGAGAAGTCCGCGGCCGACGCAGGGGCCGCCGACACCCCTGCCGAACCCCCGCAGAACACGGACGTCGCTCCGGCCTGA
- the mutM gene encoding bifunctional DNA-formamidopyrimidine glycosylase/DNA-(apurinic or apyrimidinic site) lyase: MPELPEVEVVRRGLERWVAGRTVSEVEVLHPRAVRRHLAGGVDFAARLRGTRFGAAMRRGKYLWIPLEDAPVSLLGHLGMSGQLLVRPDDAPTEKHLRIRMRFADTLGTDLRFVDQRTFGGLSLHPTTPDGLPDVIAHIARDPLDPAFDDAAFHTALRLRRTTVKRALLDQSLISGVGNIYADEALWRAKLHYDRPTATLTRTKSAELLGHVRDVMNAALAQGGTSFDSLYVNVNGESGYFDRSLDAYGREGEPCHRCGTPMRRRPWMNRSSYFCPNCQRVPRER; encoded by the coding sequence GTGCCCGAGCTGCCCGAGGTCGAAGTCGTACGCCGGGGTCTGGAGCGCTGGGTCGCCGGCCGGACCGTCTCCGAGGTGGAGGTCCTCCACCCGCGCGCGGTGCGCCGGCACCTCGCGGGCGGGGTGGACTTCGCGGCCCGGCTGCGCGGCACGCGCTTCGGTGCGGCGATGCGGCGCGGCAAGTACCTGTGGATCCCGCTGGAGGACGCGCCCGTCTCCCTCCTCGGCCACCTCGGCATGAGCGGTCAGCTGCTGGTGCGGCCCGACGACGCCCCGACCGAGAAGCATCTGCGGATCAGGATGCGCTTCGCCGACACCCTCGGCACCGATCTGCGCTTCGTCGACCAGCGCACCTTCGGCGGGCTCTCGCTCCACCCCACCACCCCGGACGGGCTCCCCGACGTCATCGCGCACATCGCCCGCGACCCCCTCGACCCCGCCTTCGACGACGCGGCCTTCCACACGGCGCTGCGCCTGCGCCGTACGACGGTCAAGCGCGCGCTGCTCGACCAGTCGCTGATCAGCGGTGTCGGCAACATTTACGCGGACGAGGCGCTCTGGCGCGCGAAGCTCCACTACGACCGCCCCACCGCGACCCTCACCCGCACGAAGTCCGCCGAGCTGCTCGGCCACGTCCGGGACGTGATGAACGCGGCGCTCGCCCAGGGCGGCACCAGCTTCGACAGCCTGTACGTCAACGTGAACGGCGAATCCGGCTACTTCGACCGCTCCCTCGACGCCTACGGCCGCGAGGGCGAACCCTGCCACCGCTGCGGCACCCCGATGCGCCGCCGCCCCTGGATGAACCGCTCCAGCTACTTCTGCCCGAACTGCCAGCGGGTGCCGCGGGAGCGGTGA
- a CDS encoding lamin tail domain-containing protein, with product MPTSPTRTRVATARAAALTLSGLLITGVLAAQPAAAADPTGYPNVRINEVTSSNDDTVELYNSGSAAVSISGWKMSDDSFSPQSFSPSSSTIPAGGFVTFDSPKGLGDSDKLVIYTAGGTVVDRVEWATDKAKPAMARCGGDGTGAWVTAVSSSTFGASNASGCPASIPAASRVRINEVTSNGSDTVELFNGGTSAVSVGSWKYSDNDTSHSPVSVSSSSPSASSIPAGGYLTFGSSTGLGDNDSVLLLDGSGNTIDSVTWATDGAKPSAERCANGSGWFRTATTATPGTANSCSGTTGGGDTGGGTGGGGTGGGTPAGELLGGGGSLTSGCTPEAASGTGSKPSGTLAWPGGANVTIADNVCAFTTSTGPEGRDVSGLAFDPANPSVLWAAKNKNWLYKLVKSNGKWIPDTTWSSTGKQIRFAGGSGEPDAEGLAVGGNGHVYVTSERDNTKNTAPKDTILEFDPTASGSTLTPVHQWDMTKQFPQLDTGDKDDANLGFEGVGYVPDTWLTANGWVDPLTGAAYDPADYPLHGSGLFFAGLEYDGSLHVYGLNSDGTFTTFATITTGKASVMDVTFDAGTQRLVATCDNTCGETHTFMKVNASGSIVPDVTYTNPAVMPTDNLEGFAIAPASTCVSGVREAVWSDDGVYGFGSGSSSYGHALYSGTFPC from the coding sequence GTGCCTACCTCACCCACGCGTACCCGCGTCGCCACTGCACGCGCCGCGGCTCTGACGCTCTCCGGACTCCTCATCACGGGAGTGCTGGCCGCCCAGCCCGCAGCCGCTGCGGATCCGACCGGCTACCCGAACGTCCGGATCAACGAAGTCACCTCGTCGAACGACGACACCGTGGAGCTGTACAACAGCGGCTCGGCCGCCGTGAGCATCAGCGGCTGGAAGATGTCCGACGACAGCTTCTCGCCGCAGTCGTTCAGCCCCTCCTCCTCCACGATCCCCGCCGGCGGCTTCGTCACCTTCGACTCACCGAAGGGACTCGGCGACTCCGACAAGCTGGTGATCTACACGGCCGGCGGCACGGTGGTCGACCGCGTCGAATGGGCGACCGACAAGGCGAAGCCGGCCATGGCGCGTTGCGGCGGTGACGGCACCGGCGCCTGGGTGACCGCGGTCTCGTCGTCCACGTTCGGCGCCTCCAACGCCTCCGGCTGCCCCGCGTCGATCCCGGCGGCGAGCCGGGTGCGGATCAACGAGGTCACCTCGAACGGCTCCGACACCGTGGAGCTGTTCAACGGCGGAACGAGCGCGGTCAGCGTCGGGTCGTGGAAGTACTCCGACAACGACACCTCCCACTCCCCGGTGTCGGTCTCGTCCTCCTCGCCGAGCGCGAGCAGCATCCCCGCGGGCGGCTACCTCACGTTCGGCTCCTCCACCGGACTGGGCGACAACGACTCCGTCCTCCTCCTCGACGGCAGCGGCAACACCATCGACTCGGTGACCTGGGCGACCGACGGCGCCAAGCCGTCGGCCGAGCGCTGCGCCAACGGCAGCGGCTGGTTCCGGACCGCCACGACCGCGACGCCCGGCACCGCGAACTCCTGCTCGGGCACCACCGGTGGCGGCGACACCGGCGGTGGTACCGGTGGCGGCGGCACCGGCGGTGGCACCCCGGCCGGCGAACTGCTGGGCGGCGGCGGTTCGCTCACCAGCGGCTGCACCCCCGAAGCGGCGTCCGGCACAGGTTCCAAGCCGTCGGGCACCCTGGCGTGGCCGGGCGGCGCGAACGTCACGATCGCCGACAACGTCTGCGCGTTCACCACGTCCACCGGCCCGGAGGGCCGGGACGTGAGCGGCCTGGCGTTCGACCCGGCGAACCCCTCGGTGCTGTGGGCGGCCAAGAACAAGAACTGGCTGTACAAGCTGGTCAAGAGCAACGGCAAGTGGATACCGGACACGACCTGGAGCTCGACGGGCAAGCAGATCCGCTTCGCGGGCGGCTCCGGCGAGCCCGACGCCGAGGGCCTGGCGGTCGGCGGCAACGGCCACGTCTACGTGACCTCCGAGCGCGACAACACCAAGAACACGGCGCCCAAGGACACGATCCTGGAGTTCGACCCGACGGCGTCCGGCTCGACCCTGACGCCGGTCCACCAGTGGGACATGACCAAGCAGTTCCCTCAGCTGGACACCGGCGACAAGGACGACGCCAACCTGGGCTTCGAGGGCGTCGGATACGTGCCGGACACCTGGCTGACCGCGAACGGCTGGGTCGACCCGCTCACCGGCGCCGCCTATGACCCGGCGGACTACCCGCTGCACGGGTCGGGCCTGTTCTTCGCCGGACTGGAGTACGACGGTTCGCTGCACGTCTACGGTCTGAACTCCGACGGAACCTTCACCACCTTCGCGACGATCACGACCGGCAAGGCCTCCGTGATGGACGTGACCTTCGACGCCGGCACCCAGCGCCTCGTCGCGACCTGCGACAACACCTGCGGTGAGACGCACACCTTCATGAAGGTCAACGCCTCCGGCTCGATCGTGCCGGACGTGACCTACACGAACCCGGCCGTCATGCCGACCGACAATCTGGAGGGCTTCGCCATCGCGCCTGCCTCGACGTGCGTCAGCGGCGTGCGCGAGGCGGTCTGGAGCGACGACGGTGTCTACGGCTTCGGCTCGGGCAGCTCCTCCTACGGCCACGCCCTCTACAGCGGCACCTTCCCCTGCTGA
- a CDS encoding IS110 family transposase gives MFEIRDVGVFLGLDVGKSAHHGHGLTLAGKKIFDKPLPNSEPKLRAVFDKLSAKFGTVLVIVDQPASIGALPLAVARDAGCRVAYLPGLAMRRIADLYPGEAKTDAKDAAVIADAARTMPHTLRSLELTDEITAELTVLTGFDQDLAAEATRTSNRIRGLLTQFHPSLERVLGPRLDHRAVTWLLERYGSPAALRKAGRRRLIELIRPKAPRMATRLIDDVFDALDEQTVIVPGTGTLDIVVPSLARSLAAVHEQRRALEAQINTLLEAHPLSQVLTSMPGVGVRTAAVLLTTVGDGTNFPTAAHLASYAGLAPTTRQSGTSIHGEHAPRGGNRQLKRAMFLSAFACMNADPASRTYYDKQRARGKTHTQALLRLARQRISVLFAMLRDGTFYESRTPKDIELAA, from the coding sequence ATGTTCGAGATTCGAGACGTGGGCGTGTTCCTCGGCCTGGACGTCGGCAAGTCCGCCCACCACGGGCACGGGCTCACCCTGGCCGGGAAGAAGATCTTCGACAAGCCGCTGCCCAACAGCGAGCCGAAGCTGCGGGCCGTGTTCGACAAACTGTCCGCGAAGTTCGGCACCGTCCTGGTGATCGTGGACCAGCCCGCCTCCATCGGCGCCCTGCCCCTGGCCGTCGCCCGCGACGCCGGCTGCCGCGTCGCCTACCTGCCCGGCCTGGCGATGCGACGGATCGCCGACCTCTACCCCGGCGAGGCCAAGACCGACGCCAAGGACGCCGCCGTCATCGCCGACGCCGCGCGAACCATGCCGCACACCCTGCGCTCGCTCGAACTGACCGACGAGATCACCGCCGAACTGACCGTGCTGACCGGCTTCGACCAGGACCTCGCCGCCGAGGCCACCCGCACCAGCAACCGGATACGCGGCCTGCTCACCCAGTTCCACCCGTCGCTCGAACGCGTCCTCGGTCCCCGCCTGGACCACCGGGCCGTCACCTGGCTCCTGGAGCGCTACGGCTCCCCGGCCGCCCTGCGCAAAGCCGGCCGACGCCGCCTCATCGAGCTGATCCGGCCCAAGGCCCCCCGCATGGCCACACGGCTGATCGACGACGTCTTCGACGCCCTGGACGAACAGACCGTGATCGTTCCCGGCACCGGCACCCTCGACATCGTGGTCCCGTCCCTGGCCCGCTCGCTCGCCGCCGTCCACGAACAGCGCCGGGCCCTGGAAGCCCAGATCAACACCCTGCTGGAGGCCCACCCTCTTTCCCAGGTCCTGACCTCGATGCCCGGCGTCGGTGTCAGGACTGCCGCAGTCCTGCTGACCACCGTCGGCGACGGCACCAACTTCCCCACCGCCGCCCACCTCGCCTCCTACGCCGGCCTCGCCCCGACCACCCGACAGTCCGGAACCTCGATCCACGGTGAACACGCGCCCCGAGGCGGCAACCGGCAGCTCAAACGCGCGATGTTCCTCTCCGCCTTCGCCTGCATGAACGCCGACCCGGCCTCCCGGACCTACTACGACAAACAGCGAGCCCGCGGAAAAACCCACACCCAAGCCCTCCTCCGCCTCGCCCGCCAGCGCATCAGCGTCCTGTTCGCCATGCTCCGAGACGGCACCTTCTACGAATCCCGGACACCGAAGGACATCGAACTCGCCGCATAA